One part of the Triplophysa rosa linkage group LG5, Trosa_1v2, whole genome shotgun sequence genome encodes these proteins:
- the LOC130554535 gene encoding uncharacterized protein LOC130554535 isoform X1 — MANVSDVSVPLCADEETIALQSELEAVEKQIQDLLEKQSRLRERKTALETSRADARKSAVSFHRDFNTPSTSTPRVSLHRAQASRTRSAQMNFTPAPAQPRRKARARTGAMTQPPPPVFEIPTRNRFAALCETECNAVVIGDSIVRNVPAILKDDANVGAVVLHAGANDVRMRQSEILKRDFRSLIETVRNASPTARIIVSGPLPTYRRGNEKFSRLFALNKWLMSWCIEQKLLFVDNFDLFWERPRLFRPDGLHPSSIGAVLLSDNISKTLRTA; from the exons atggctaatgtttcagatgtgtctgtacctctgtgtgcagatgaggaaacgatcgcacttcagtcggaactggaggctgtggagaagcagatccaggatctactagagaagcagtcacggctgcgagaacgaaaaacggcgctggaaacatccagagccgacgctcgcaaatccgcggtaagttttcatcgcgattttaatactccttccacttctactccgcgtgtttctctgcacagagcccaggcttcgagaacacggtcagcccaaatgaacttcactcctgcaccggcacaaccacggcgaaaggcgcgagccaggactggagcgatgacccaaccgccgccaccggtcttcgagatcccgaccaggaaccgctttgccgccctctgcgagacggaatgcaacgctgtggtcatcggagactcaatcgtccggaac gtacctgcgatcctgaaggacgatgctaacgtcggagctgtcgtgctgcacgcgggggcgaatgacgtcaggatgaggcagtcggagatcctgaagagggacttcaggagtctgatcgagacggtacgcaacgcatcgcccacggcgaggatcatcgtatcagggccgcttcctacctaccgacgagggaatgaaaagttcagtagactatttgctctaaataaatggttgatgtcatggtgtattgaacagaagctgctctttgttgataattttgatctgttctgggagcgacctaggctcttccgccctgacggcctgcaccccagcagcatcggagcggttcttctgtctgacaacatctcaaagacgctacgcaccgcttga
- the LOC130554535 gene encoding uncharacterized protein LOC130554535 isoform X2: MANVSDVSVPLCADEETIALQSELEAVEKQIQDLLEKQSRLRERKTALETSRADARKSASPGFENTVSPNELHSCTGTTTAKGASQDWSDDPTAATGLRDPDQEPLCRPLRDGMQRCGHRRLNRPERTCDPEGRC, from the exons atggctaatgtttcagatgtgtctgtacctctgtgtgcagatgaggaaacgatcgcacttcagtcggaactggaggctgtggagaagcagatccaggatctactagagaagcagtcacggctgcgagaacgaaaaacggcgctggaaacatccagagccgacgctcgcaaatccgcg agcccaggcttcgagaacacggtcagcccaaatgaacttcactcctgcaccggcacaaccacggcgaaaggcgcgagccaggactggagcgatgacccaaccgccgccaccggtcttcgagatcccgaccaggaaccgctttgccgccctctgcgagacggaatgcaacgctgtggtcatcggagactcaatcgtccggaac gtacctgcgatcctgaaggacgatgctaa